A portion of the Carya illinoinensis cultivar Pawnee chromosome 11, C.illinoinensisPawnee_v1, whole genome shotgun sequence genome contains these proteins:
- the LOC122282844 gene encoding probable polyamine aminopropyl transferase translates to MASMPTLLHTQQISLFGLISHQFPSLICYSPPFQTSNPPHLLRVTSPNLILSHKPLATLKSQQNNHSSSSITKTQDDGIPIEDVKILVKFKSRHNYIRVLQVSRKADHPFAGSRLLLLDGPGNIHSISFLFNKSLTNTYFDVFATLPPILPPGPLGILGFGAGSAARLCLELYPELVIHGWELDPSVIAVAREYFGLAKLERKYKERLFVYVGNALKATVRNGFSGIFVDLFSKGSLIPELQDPNTWQLLTKCLRKGGRVMVNVGGSCVEAEDSRRDGKVVMEESLKAMRLVFGDKLYIMNLGNRTDDSSIALTGEFPDLDSWKMALPRSLRCYVDMWTKFRS, encoded by the coding sequence ATGGCTTCGATGCCAACTCTGCTCCATACACAGCAAATTTCATTATTCGGCCTAATTTCCCACCAATTCCCTTCCTTAATCTGCTACAGCCCCCCATTTCAAACATCCAACCCTCCTCATCTTCTCCGAGTCACTTCTCCAAACCTCATTCTCTCCCACAAGCCATTAGCAACACTCAAATCCCAACAAAACAACcactcctcctcctccataaCCAAGACCCAAGACGACGGCATTCCCATTGAAGACGTCAAAATTCTCGTCAAGTTCAAGTCCAGGCACAATTACATTCGCGTTCTCCAAGTTTCCAGAAAAGCTGACCACCCTTTTGCCGGCTCTAGGCTCCTGCTCCTCGATGGCCCTGGAAACATCCACAGCATCTCGTTCCTATTCAACAAATCGCTCACCAACACGTACTTTGATGTCTTCGCCACCTTGCCACCGATCTTGCCGCCCGGGCCTTTGGGAATTCTCGGGTTCGGAGCGGGTTCTGCTGCTCGTTTGTGTCTTGAGTTGTACCCGGAATTGGTTATCCACGGATGGGAGCTTGATCCGTCTGTGATTGCTGTGGCGAGAGAGTATTTTGGCCTTGCAAAGCTTGAGAGAAAATACAAAGAAAGGCTTTTTGTCTATGTTGGTAATGCATTGAAAGCTACAGTTCGAAATGGGTTTTCGGGAATCTTTGTTGATTTGTTTAGTAAAGGTAGTTTGATTCCGGAACTTCAGGATCCGAATACTTGGCAGCTGCTGACCAAGTGTTTGAGGAAAGGCGGGAGAGTTATGGTTAATGTTGGAGGTAGTTGTGTGGAGGCCGAGGATTCGCGGAGAGATGGGAAGGTAGTCATGGAAGAGTCTTTGAAGGCGATGCGACTGGTTTTTGGCGACAAGCTTTACATTATGAATCTGGGGAATCGGACTGACGATAGCTCCATAGCTCTCACCGGTGAGTTTCCGGATCTTGACTCCTGGAAGATGGCGCTGCCTCGTTCTTTGAGGTGCTATGTCGATATGTGGACAAAATTTCGCAGTTAA
- the LOC122282129 gene encoding uncharacterized protein LOC122282129, translating into MDKAWMHIEDRMRSIEYAEGVKHFIELAKAHSPGRDCIRCPCRRCRNRTFHPISLVQDHLFIVGIDTSYSAWIFHGEKETENDAAFSDEEVPDDDNYNDYIDDVDEMLDDIRVGSFMDNSGRTEFYVDDGLSRHTAEAPILGNFDELLENARKPLYPNCTNVSKLSFIVKLLHIKTVGGWTVKSFDMVIKLLQAAFPQALFPASYHDARRLQQGLGFSYTKIHVCPNDCALFWKNHANKDECPKCNASRWALSTTNQQRIPQKVLRYFPLKPRLQRLFMSKKTAQSMRWHVEERVDDPNFMRHPADSTVWKDFDNKHPWFAQDPRNVRLGLASDGFNPFNNMSKPYSIWPVLLVSYNLPPWLCMKDPYVMMSLLIPGPKAPRNDIDVFLRPLIDELTELWVEGIHTYDAYKRESFQLRAALLWTVNDFPAYANLSGWSTKGKLACPTCNLETNSLWLVNGRKHCYMGHRRWLVLDHAWRRKKTAFNGKDEHRLKPKILEGQALMEQLHEVSNLQFGKLLKKRKRTLNELNWTKKSIFFDLPYWLDLGLRHNLDVMHIEKNICDNVLGTLMNIEGKSKDTATARRDLEDLGLRKELHLQHHGNQTSMSLGCYMLNVNERRSFCARLSEVKFPDGFASNIARCVNVSEGKIMGMKSHDCHILMQYLLPVVIGGYLRPDVRRCLIELCSFFKELCGRTLDITVLKRLQANILIILCKLEMIFPPAFFDIMVHLAIHLPDEALLAGPVQYRWMYPFERYMGKFKRYVRNRAHPEGSIAEAYLHVECLTFCSMDHRNNMQEEDPSNFKHRHQMQFPMWFRTRIAELHAMTPPAVTDDIFALACGPDPLVARYASCIMNGIRFHTKELEGHHRTQNSGVVVHGDHEGVPVDFYGVLQDIIELRYMGQWYKDEPFALACQTLQVFYIKDPNWGGSWHAVHKITNRNLYNIRHKTSDVHDDADDDDDGSDTLETEDESDTDVIHYVSVNETSPETLNPVTRGDSDNLPVDSSTMSPKQLCRETDDEDCVDDEDLNRQFDMENMPAVDSDDSA; encoded by the exons ATGGATAaggcttggatgcatattgaagatagaaTGCGTTCTATCGAATATGCTGAAGGCGTCAAACATTTCATAGAGCTGGCAAAGGCCCATTCACCGGGTAGAGACTgcattaggtgtccatgtaggAGATGTCGAAATCGAACTTTCCATCCCATTTCATTGGTTCAGGATCACTTGTTCATCGTAGGTATTGATACATCTTATTCTGCATGGATTTTCCACGGCGAGAAGGAAACAGAAAATGATGCCGCATTTTCTGATGAAGAAGTTCCTGATGATGATAACTACAATGACTACATTGATGATGTagatgagatgttagatgacatccgtGTGGGATCCTTTATGGATAATTCTGGTAGAACAGAATTTTATGTAGACGACGGGCTGTCACGACACACCGCTGAGGCTCCGATACTGGGTAATTTCGACGAGTTACTGGAAAATGCACGAAAGCCACTTTATCCAAACTGCACCAACGTTTCGAAACTATCATTCATAGTcaagttgcttcacataaagacAGTTGGGGGTTGGACTGTGAAGTCTTTTGACATGGTTATTAAGCTGTTGCAAGCAGCATTTCCTCAAGCACTGTTCCCCGCCTCATACCACGATGCTCGCCGCTTACAGCAGGGTTTGGGATTTAGTTACACAAAGATCCATGTATGCCCAAATGATTGTGCATTGTTTTGGAAGAATCATGCTAATAAAGACGAGTGCCCTAAATGTAATGCATCTAGGTGGGCCTTAAGTACAACTAACCAACAGAGGATACCCCAAAAAGTCCTCCGATATTTCCCTTTGAAGCCGCGGTTGCAAAGGCTGTTTATGTCTAAAAAGACTGCCCAATCCATGAGATGGCATGTAGAAGAGCGTGTTGACGACCCCAACTTCATGAGACATCCAGCTGATTCTACTGTATGGAAAGATTTTGATAACAAACATCCTTGGTTTGCTCAAGATCCTCGTAATGTTAGACTTGGTCTAGCAAGTGATGGGTTCAACCCATTTAATAATATGAGCAAACCGTACAGCATTTGGCCAGTGCTACTTGTGTCGTACAACTTGCCAccttggttatgcatgaaagatccatacgtGATGATGTCATTATTGATCCCTGGACCAAAGGCACcgagaaatgatattgatgtgtTCTTGCGTCCCCTAATAGATGAGTTGACAGAATTATGGGTAGAGGGAATTCATACATATGATGCATACAAACGAGAATCTTTTCAATTGAGGGCTGCGTTACTCTGGACCGTCAATGACTTTCCTGCATACGCAAATCTGTCCGGTTGGAGCACGAAGGGTAAGTTGGCATGCCCTACATGTAACTTAGAAACAAATTCTTTGTGGCTTGTGAATGGCCggaaacattgttatatgggccaTCGTCGGTGGTTGGTGCTAGATCATGcttggagaaggaaaaagacaGCTTTTAATGGTAAGGACGAACACCGTCTCAAACCGAAAATTCTGGAGGGACAAGCTTTAATGGAGCAATTACATGAGGTCTCAAATTTGCAGTTTGgtaaattattaaagaagagAAAACGTACACTGAATGAACTAAACTGGACAAAAAAAAGTATCTTCTTTGACCTACCATACTGGTTAGACTTGGGATTGAGACATAACTTGgatgtcatgcatattgagaaaaatatttgtgataacGTTTTGGGAACCTTGATGAATATTGAAGGCAAAAGCAAGGACACCGCTACTGCGCGTAGGGATTTGGAAGATCTTGGACTgaggaaagaattacatttacAGCATCATGGTAATCAAACTTCTATGAGTCTTGGTTGTTATATGTTAAACGTAAATGAGAGGAGGAGTTTTTGTGCACGCTTGTCAGAAGTTAAATTTCCTGACGGCTTTGCCTCGAATATTGCCCGATGTGTCAACGTTTCTGAAGGAAAAATCATGGGTATGaagagtcatgattgtcatatcTTGATGCAATATTTGTTGCCGGTTGTTATTGGTGGGTACCTACGACCCGATGTGCGTCGATGTTTAATAGAGTTGTGTTCGTTTTTCAAGGAATTATGTGGTCGAACACTAGACATAACAGTGTTGAAACGGCTTCAAGCTAATATTCTCATCATTCTTTGCAAactggaaatgatattcccacctGCATTTTTCGATATCATGGTGCACCTTGCTATTCATCTGCCAGATGAGGCTTTGCTAGCAGGACCTGTCCAATACAGGTGGATGTACCCTTTCGAGAGGTATATGGGTAAGTTCAAACGGTATGTCCGCAACAGAGCCCATCCAGAAGGCTCAATTGCAGAGGCCTATTTGCATGTGGAGTGCCTGACATTTTGCTCTAT GGACCACCGTAACAATATGCAAGAAGAGGACCCAAGTAACTTCAAGCATAGGCACCAAATGCAATTCCCAATGTGGTTCAGAACACGT ATTGCCGAGTTGCATGCAATGACTCCCCCCGCGGTGACCGATGACATATTTGCTTTAGCATGTGGGCCAGATCCATTGGTCGCGAGATATGCCAGTTGTATAATGAATGGAATTCGATTTCACACAAAGGAGCTTGAAGGGCATCACCGCACCCAAAACAGTGGGGTTGTTGTTCATGGCGACCATGAAGGAGTGCCTGTTGACTTCTACGGCGTGTTGCAAGACATCATAGAATTACGCTATATGGG gcaatggtataaagatgagccgTTCGCCCTCGCTTGCCAAACGTTGCAAGTATTCTACATCAAGGACCCGAATTGGGGGGGAAGTTGGCATGCGGTACACAAGATAACCAATAGGAATCTTTATAATATTCGCCACAAGACCTCGGACGTGCATGATGATgctgatgatgacgatgatgggTCGGACACTCTTGAAACTGAAGATGAGAGTGATACTGATGTTATTCATTATGTCTCAGTTAATGAAACTAGCCCGGAGACGCTCAATCCAGTGACCCGAGGAGATTCAGACAACTTGCCGGTTGATTCGTCAACCATGTCACCTAAACAATTGTGTAGAGAAACTGACGATGAGGATTGTGTTGATGATGAAGACCTTAACCGGCAATTTGATATGGAGAACATGCCTGCTGTGGATAGTGATG ACAGCGCCTGA